In Gammaproteobacteria bacterium, one DNA window encodes the following:
- a CDS encoding AEC family transporter, whose product MVGVILQMGALILCGVIWRLLKPGGLHAGETRRVLTSVVYYLLLPALVLSVLWQAPLGLNSLRISLVAGVTVLAAMLVTWGGCRSCHSQSPSTGAMLLAASFPNATYLGLPVLEKVLGNPGRSIAIQYDLFACLPLLLTVGLYAAQHFGGGARRAHPLHELLKVPPLWAAVVAVALNLAHVEMGDWLQHWLGLLASGVVPLMLFSLGLSLELGTWHPRQLPALGAVVVIQLLLAPLFAWWLARVVGLSGTNLTGVVLEAGMPSMVLGIVISDRFGLDTPLYAAAVTVTTALSLVSLPFWFGVLGGGV is encoded by the coding sequence ATGGTCGGTGTGATTCTGCAGATGGGCGCCCTGATCCTGTGCGGGGTGATCTGGCGACTGCTCAAGCCGGGCGGGCTGCACGCCGGAGAGACACGGCGCGTGCTGACCAGCGTGGTCTATTATCTGCTGCTGCCCGCGCTGGTGCTGTCCGTGTTGTGGCAGGCCCCGCTGGGCCTGAATTCCCTGCGCATCTCCCTGGTTGCGGGCGTTACCGTCCTGGCGGCCATGCTGGTGACCTGGGGCGGTTGCCGCAGCTGCCATAGCCAGTCCCCCTCCACGGGCGCGATGCTGCTGGCGGCCAGCTTTCCCAACGCCACCTACCTCGGCCTGCCGGTGCTTGAGAAGGTGCTCGGCAATCCCGGTCGCAGCATCGCCATTCAGTACGACCTGTTCGCCTGCCTGCCCCTGCTGTTGACCGTCGGCCTGTATGCGGCGCAGCACTTCGGCGGTGGTGCGCGGCGCGCCCATCCGCTGCACGAGTTGCTCAAGGTACCGCCGTTGTGGGCCGCCGTGGTGGCGGTTGCGCTCAATCTCGCCCACGTCGAGATGGGAGACTGGCTGCAGCACTGGCTGGGGCTGCTGGCCTCGGGGGTGGTGCCGCTGATGCTGTTTTCGCTGGGCTTGAGTCTCGAACTGGGTACCTGGCATCCCCGGCAGCTGCCCGCGCTGGGCGCGGTGGTGGTGATCCAGCTCCTGCTCGCCCCGCTGTTCGCCTGGTGGCTGGCGCGCGTCGTCGGCCTGAGCGGTACCAATCTCACCGGCGTGGTGCTGGAGGCGGGTATGCCGAGTATGGTGCTGGGGATCGTCATCTCCGACCGGTTCGGTCTGGATACGCCGTTGTACGCCGCCGCGGTGACGGTGACGACCGCGCTGAGCCTGGTGAGCCTGCCGTTCTGGTTCGGGGTGCTGGGTGGGGGCGTCTAG
- the hemL gene encoding glutamate-1-semialdehyde 2,1-aminomutase, whose translation MNRSHTQFSQAQVHIPGGVNSPVRAFKSVGGDPVFIDHAQGAYLFDTDGKRYIDYVGSWGPMILGHAHPEVIAAVQAAAAKGLSFGAPTTLETDMADRVCALVPSMEQVRMVSSGTEATMSAIRLARGYTGRDKIVKFEGCYHGHGDSLLVKAGSGALTLGVPSSPGVPAALAEHTLTLPYNDIAQVEATFDNLGDRIACIIVEPVAGNMNCIPPVPGFLEGLRSVCDRHGALLIFDEVMTGFRVALGGAQALYGITPDLTTLGKVIGGGMPVGAFGGRAEIMAELAPLGPVYQAGTLSGNPIAMTAGLKTLELIARPGFHDELTRMTEVLTDGLQTVAGEAGIPLTTQRVGGMFGIFFSEEDPITSFEQATRCDSERFKRFFHGMLDAGVYLAPSAFEAGFVSTAHTGDDLDRTLDAARQVLKTL comes from the coding sequence ATGAATCGCAGCCACACCCAGTTTTCCCAAGCCCAGGTCCATATTCCCGGCGGCGTCAACTCGCCGGTGCGCGCCTTCAAGAGCGTGGGTGGCGACCCCGTCTTCATCGACCACGCCCAGGGCGCCTATCTCTTCGACACCGACGGCAAACGCTACATCGATTACGTCGGTTCCTGGGGCCCCATGATCCTCGGCCACGCCCATCCCGAGGTGATCGCCGCCGTCCAGGCGGCCGCCGCAAAAGGCCTGAGCTTCGGTGCGCCCACCACGCTGGAAACCGATATGGCGGACCGCGTCTGCGCCCTGGTTCCGTCCATGGAACAGGTACGCATGGTGAGCTCCGGCACCGAGGCCACCATGAGCGCCATACGCCTGGCGCGGGGCTATACGGGGCGCGACAAGATCGTCAAATTCGAGGGCTGTTACCACGGCCACGGCGATTCGTTGCTGGTGAAGGCCGGCTCGGGCGCCCTGACTCTCGGCGTACCCAGCTCGCCCGGCGTGCCGGCCGCCCTGGCGGAGCACACCCTCACCCTGCCCTACAACGACATCGCCCAGGTCGAGGCCACCTTCGACAACCTGGGTGACCGGATCGCCTGCATCATCGTGGAACCGGTGGCGGGCAACATGAACTGCATCCCGCCGGTGCCCGGTTTCCTCGAAGGTCTGCGCAGCGTCTGCGACCGCCACGGCGCGTTGCTGATCTTCGACGAGGTGATGACCGGATTCCGGGTGGCGTTAGGCGGCGCCCAGGCCCTGTACGGGATCACCCCGGACCTCACCACCCTGGGCAAGGTCATCGGCGGTGGCATGCCGGTGGGCGCCTTCGGCGGCCGTGCGGAGATCATGGCTGAGCTCGCCCCCCTGGGGCCGGTTTACCAGGCCGGCACCCTGTCCGGCAATCCCATCGCGATGACCGCCGGCCTGAAGACCCTGGAGCTGATCGCCCGGCCCGGCTTCCACGACGAACTGACCCGTATGACCGAAGTGCTTACGGACGGCCTGCAGACGGTTGCCGGTGAAGCAGGCATCCCCCTGACCACGCAACGCGTGGGCGGCATGTTCGGCATCTTCTTCAGCGAGGAAGACCCCATCACCTCGTTCGAACAAGCCACGCGCTGCGACAGCGAACGCTTCAAGCGCTTTTTCCACGGCATGCTGGACGCCGGCGTGTATCTGGCGCCGTCAGCCTTCGAAGCGGGATTCGTCTCGACGGCCCATACCGGCGACGACCTGGACCGGACCCTGGATGCGGCCCGGCAGGTGCTCAAGACATTGTAG
- a CDS encoding hydroxymethylpyrimidine/phosphomethylpyrimidine kinase: MSDAYLTDEDDEDIRVVMTIAGLDPSGGAGLSADIESIASQGCHPAPVASCITVQDTVDVQGISPLSPELLIDQARTVLEDMPVHAVKLGLLPNIELITAVHGILVDYPDIPVILDPVLSAGGGRSLTDAETVEAMRLLLVPLVTLLTPNSHEARLLAPEADDLDACGMTLLEQGAQHVLITGTHEVTAEVHNVLYGGNRILERYTWPRLEGEYHGSGCTLASAAAGLLAQGETIPGAVQEAQEYTWQALQHGYRLGMGQLLPSRLFWTEESQEYGS; this comes from the coding sequence ATGAGCGACGCTTACCTCACCGATGAGGACGACGAGGACATCCGCGTCGTCATGACCATCGCCGGCCTGGACCCCAGCGGCGGGGCCGGACTCTCCGCCGACATCGAATCCATCGCCAGCCAGGGATGTCATCCCGCACCGGTCGCCAGCTGCATCACCGTGCAGGATACGGTCGACGTCCAGGGTATCTCCCCGCTTTCACCCGAGCTGCTGATCGATCAGGCCCGGACCGTCCTGGAGGACATGCCGGTACATGCCGTCAAGCTGGGCCTGCTGCCGAACATCGAACTGATCACCGCGGTGCACGGCATCCTGGTCGACTATCCGGACATCCCCGTCATCCTCGACCCGGTGCTCTCCGCCGGCGGCGGCCGCAGCCTCACCGATGCCGAGACCGTGGAGGCGATGCGCCTGCTGCTGGTCCCCCTCGTCACCCTGCTGACCCCGAACAGTCACGAGGCCCGCCTGCTCGCGCCCGAGGCGGACGACCTCGACGCCTGCGGCATGACCCTGCTGGAACAGGGCGCGCAACACGTCCTCATCACGGGGACCCACGAAGTCACCGCCGAAGTGCACAACGTGCTCTACGGCGGCAACCGCATACTCGAGCGCTACACCTGGCCGCGCCTGGAAGGCGAATATCACGGCTCCGGCTGCACGCTGGCCTCGGCGGCCGCCGGCCTGCTCGCCCAGGGCGAAACCATCCCGGGTGCCGTGCAGGAAGCTCAGGAATATACCTGGCAGGCGCTGCAGCACGGCTACCGGCTCGGAATGGGACAACTGCTGCCCAGCCGGTTGTTCTGGACCGAGGAATCGCAGGAATATGGCAGCTGA
- the trxA gene encoding thioredoxin, whose product MATTTLTEQNFEETVTGNDIVIVDFWATWCAPCRAFAPIFEAASENHSDIVFAKVNTEEEQALAAHFQIRSIPTLMIFREQVILFAQPGMLSAAQLEDVIGKVRELDMAKVHEEIANQQAG is encoded by the coding sequence TTGGCTACTACCACACTCACAGAGCAGAATTTCGAGGAAACGGTCACCGGCAACGACATCGTGATCGTGGATTTCTGGGCCACCTGGTGTGCACCGTGCCGCGCTTTTGCGCCCATCTTCGAGGCGGCTTCGGAAAATCATTCCGACATCGTGTTCGCCAAGGTCAATACCGAAGAGGAACAGGCGCTGGCCGCCCATTTCCAGATCCGTTCCATCCCCACGCTGATGATCTTCCGCGAGCAGGTCATTCTCTTCGCCCAGCCCGGCATGCTGTCCGCCGCCCAGCTCGAGGACGTCATCGGCAAGGTGCGCGAGCTGGATATGGCCAAGGTGCATGAAGAAATAGCGAACCAGCAGGCCGGTTGA
- a CDS encoding cold-shock protein encodes MRTGIVKWFDTKKGFGFITPDDGTQDVFVHFSAIRMNGYKTLDEGQAVHFESEAGEKGPQATLVNPTK; translated from the coding sequence ATGCGCACCGGTATCGTGAAGTGGTTCGATACTAAGAAGGGATTCGGCTTTATAACGCCGGATGATGGGACACAGGACGTGTTCGTACACTTCTCTGCTATTAGGATGAACGGCTACAAGACGCTCGACGAAGGGCAGGCTGTACATTTTGAGAGCGAGGCGGGCGAAAAAGGCCCGCAGGCCACTCTCGTAAACCCTACCAAATAA
- a CDS encoding UbiX family flavin prenyltransferase, translated as MTQRTIALAMTGASGAPYGLRLLECLLEADIHVQLMLSKPAQVVIGMETDLQLPGRAAEMQRYFTERYAAKAGQLQVFEREQWTAPVASGSSAPEAMVICPCTTGTLAAVATGQSRSLLERAADVVLKERRRLILVVRETPFSDIHLEHMLRLSRMGAVIMPANPGFYHQPQGIDDLVDFMVARILDHLQVPNSLIRRWHEEDAP; from the coding sequence ATGACGCAGCGCACCATCGCCCTGGCCATGACCGGCGCCTCCGGCGCCCCCTACGGGTTGCGTCTGCTCGAATGCCTGCTCGAGGCGGACATTCACGTACAGCTGATGCTGTCCAAGCCCGCGCAGGTGGTGATCGGCATGGAGACCGACCTGCAGCTGCCGGGTCGGGCCGCGGAAATGCAGCGTTATTTCACCGAACGGTATGCGGCGAAAGCCGGTCAGCTGCAGGTGTTCGAGCGGGAACAATGGACGGCACCGGTCGCGAGCGGGTCTTCGGCGCCGGAGGCCATGGTGATCTGTCCCTGCACCACCGGCACGCTGGCCGCGGTCGCCACCGGGCAGAGCCGCTCGCTGCTGGAGCGTGCCGCGGACGTGGTCCTCAAGGAGCGGCGTCGGTTGATCCTGGTGGTGCGGGAGACCCCGTTCTCGGATATCCATCTCGAGCACATGCTGCGGCTGAGCCGCATGGGTGCGGTGATCATGCCTGCCAATCCCGGTTTTTATCATCAGCCGCAGGGCATCGACGATCTGGTGGATTTCATGGTGGCCCGCATCCTGGATCACCTGCAGGTGCCGAACAGTCTGATTCGCCGTTGGCATGAGGAAGACGCGCCATAG
- a CDS encoding FAD-dependent oxidoreductase: MKVYDLLVIGGGIHGAGVAQAAAAAGHGVAVLEQFDQLARGTSSRSSKLIHGGLRYLETGQFALVRECLRERELLLRNAPELVRLKPFYIPVYDRSRHKPLMLRAGLSLYALLGGLGPQVRFSTLPSPRWDTLDGLETQGLQRVFRYFDAQTDDAALTRAVMHSACTLGAELFTGHRVEALALHEGGIEVTATAGERPVTLRARVAVNAAGPWVGDVLARAEPVQQPLPFELVQGTHILVPHRVQAGIYYVEAADGRPVFIMPWRDAALIGTTETRYQGDPADPRPLQAETDYLLAAFRRHFPQAPDAVLERFAGLRVLPAGGDPNRRPRDTILQSDRTLSPRLVSLYGGKLTAYRATAERVLHALQLPERPHRAETRRLHLPPQE, encoded by the coding sequence TTGAAGGTATACGACCTGCTGGTGATCGGTGGTGGCATTCATGGCGCCGGAGTGGCCCAGGCCGCCGCCGCTGCCGGGCATGGCGTCGCGGTCCTGGAACAATTCGATCAACTGGCACGGGGCACCTCGTCCCGTTCCAGCAAGCTGATTCACGGCGGGCTGCGCTACCTGGAAACGGGCCAGTTCGCTCTGGTTCGTGAATGCCTGCGGGAACGCGAGCTGCTGCTGCGCAACGCCCCCGAGCTGGTTCGCCTGAAGCCGTTTTACATCCCGGTCTACGACCGCAGCCGACACAAGCCATTGATGCTGCGGGCCGGTCTGTCCCTGTACGCCCTGCTCGGCGGCCTGGGGCCGCAGGTGCGCTTCAGCACTCTGCCTTCCCCACGCTGGGACACGCTGGACGGATTGGAGACGCAGGGTTTGCAGCGGGTATTCCGCTATTTTGATGCGCAAACCGACGACGCCGCGCTCACCCGGGCCGTGATGCACTCGGCCTGTACGCTGGGTGCGGAGCTCTTCACGGGTCACCGGGTCGAGGCACTGGCCCTGCATGAAGGCGGTATCGAGGTGACGGCCACGGCTGGGGAACGGCCGGTGACGTTGCGGGCACGGGTGGCGGTCAATGCGGCCGGCCCCTGGGTCGGCGACGTGCTCGCCCGCGCCGAACCGGTCCAGCAACCGCTCCCCTTTGAACTGGTGCAGGGCACGCACATCCTCGTCCCTCATCGAGTACAAGCCGGCATTTACTACGTGGAGGCGGCGGACGGACGGCCGGTGTTCATCATGCCCTGGCGGGACGCCGCCCTGATCGGCACGACCGAGACCCGATACCAGGGCGATCCAGCCGATCCCCGCCCGCTGCAGGCCGAAACGGATTACCTGCTCGCCGCTTTCAGGCGCCACTTTCCCCAGGCGCCGGACGCCGTGCTCGAACGGTTCGCCGGCCTGCGCGTCCTGCCGGCCGGCGGCGACCCCAACCGGCGCCCGCGGGACACGATCCTGCAAAGCGATCGCACGCTCAGCCCGCGTCTGGTCAGCCTCTACGGAGGCAAGCTGACCGCCTACCGCGCCACGGCCGAACGGGTGCTGCATGCCTTGCAACTGCCCGAACGTCCGCACCGGGCCGAAACGCGCAGGCTGCACCTGCCCCCACAGGAATAA
- a CDS encoding glycerophosphodiester phosphodiesterase family protein: protein MPDTMPTFRFVAHRGERDQHPENTLPAFRSALELGACCVEFDVQLCADQTPVVLHDDNLERCCAVNTTIFEISRTQLTTISAHEPGRLGEAFHPTPIPTLREVVTLFNDHPATEVFVELKRASIRRFSRRAMLDAVMPELARARFPWHLISFDYEILAQARADCACHIGWVLPEEPPWDKALAERLAPEYLFADLDALRQTDGTLWPGPWQWAIYGVNDPADVAPLAAAGARYLETDRLADLLPLQPGAAD, encoded by the coding sequence ATGCCTGACACCATGCCCACATTCCGGTTTGTCGCCCATCGCGGCGAGCGCGATCAGCACCCGGAGAACACCCTGCCGGCGTTTCGTTCGGCACTGGAACTCGGCGCCTGCTGCGTGGAGTTCGATGTGCAGTTGTGCGCGGACCAGACCCCGGTCGTACTGCACGACGACAACCTCGAGCGCTGTTGTGCGGTAAACACGACCATCTTCGAGATATCCCGTACCCAACTGACGACAATCAGCGCCCATGAACCGGGGCGCCTCGGCGAGGCCTTCCATCCCACGCCGATCCCGACGCTGCGCGAGGTCGTCACGCTGTTCAACGACCACCCCGCAACCGAGGTGTTCGTCGAACTCAAGCGTGCCAGTATCCGGCGCTTTTCCCGCCGGGCCATGCTCGATGCCGTGATGCCGGAACTGGCCCGCGCACGCTTTCCCTGGCATCTTATTTCCTTCGACTATGAGATCCTCGCCCAGGCACGCGCCGACTGCGCCTGCCACATCGGCTGGGTGCTGCCCGAGGAACCGCCCTGGGACAAGGCACTGGCCGAACGGCTGGCCCCGGAATACCTGTTCGCCGATCTGGACGCCCTGCGGCAAACCGACGGCACTCTCTGGCCCGGTCCATGGCAATGGGCGATCTACGGCGTCAACGACCCGGCCGACGTGGCCCCGCTGGCCGCGGCGGGCGCCCGCTATCTAGAGACGGACCGTCTGGCCGACCTGCTGCCGCTGCAACCCGGGGCCGCCGATTGA
- a CDS encoding chalcone isomerase family protein codes for MIKRRAWLFLALWLVAGIGQAREVAGVKLPEQIGGVAGETLKLNGAGIRYKFIFKIYVAALYLPAPAHTTGAVLDEPGPKRMLMHFLYHKVTARQLRDGWREGFADNLDKQTYQALTPRIERFNSFFGDLKDGDRVWLDYQPGVGTRVEINGQQKGVIRGEDFMRALLSVWLGPEPPGTDLKRDLLGLATDD; via the coding sequence ATGATCAAACGCCGCGCATGGCTTTTCCTGGCCCTGTGGCTGGTGGCCGGCATCGGACAGGCGCGCGAGGTCGCGGGCGTCAAACTGCCCGAGCAGATCGGCGGGGTCGCCGGCGAGACGCTGAAGCTCAACGGCGCGGGAATCCGCTACAAGTTCATTTTCAAGATCTACGTGGCGGCGCTGTATCTGCCTGCGCCGGCGCACACCACCGGGGCCGTGCTGGACGAACCCGGCCCGAAGCGCATGCTGATGCATTTTCTGTATCACAAGGTGACCGCCAGGCAGCTGCGCGACGGTTGGCGGGAAGGCTTCGCCGACAATCTCGATAAACAGACCTATCAGGCACTGACGCCCCGTATCGAACGGTTCAACAGCTTCTTCGGCGATCTGAAGGACGGCGACCGGGTCTGGCTGGACTATCAACCCGGGGTGGGGACACGGGTGGAAATCAACGGACAGCAAAAGGGCGTGATTCGGGGCGAGGACTTCATGCGTGCCCTGCTGTCGGTCTGGCTCGGGCCGGAACCGCCGGGCACGGACCTGAAGCGCGACCTCCTGGGGCTGGCCACCGACGACTAG
- the thiE gene encoding thiamine phosphate synthase, whose translation MAAEVSAPDRPPLRGVYVITDRTLIPPGHLEQAVEAALRGDAALVQYRDKSNDQIRRTQEARALAALCQRYERPLIVNDDIELAAQTGADGVHLGADDASIARARTTLGPKALIGVSCYDSLQRARDAAAQGADYVAFGSLFPSPTKPQAARAPLTLLGQAREKLDVPVCAIGGIDATNAARVIAAGADLIAVISAVFGAEDIEAATRRLAALFPAD comes from the coding sequence ATGGCAGCTGAGGTCAGCGCACCCGACCGGCCGCCGCTCCGGGGTGTCTATGTCATCACCGACCGGACCCTGATCCCGCCCGGACATCTGGAACAGGCCGTCGAGGCCGCCCTGCGCGGCGATGCCGCGCTGGTCCAGTACCGCGACAAGAGCAACGACCAGATTCGCCGCACGCAGGAAGCCCGGGCCCTGGCGGCGCTATGCCAGCGTTACGAACGCCCCCTGATCGTCAATGACGACATCGAACTGGCCGCACAAACCGGCGCCGACGGTGTCCATCTCGGCGCGGACGACGCCTCCATCGCCCGCGCCCGGACGACCCTGGGCCCCAAGGCGCTGATCGGCGTTTCCTGTTACGACTCGCTGCAACGCGCCCGGGACGCCGCGGCACAGGGCGCGGACTATGTCGCCTTCGGCAGCCTGTTCCCATCGCCCACCAAACCGCAGGCGGCGCGCGCACCGCTGACATTGCTCGGCCAGGCCCGGGAGAAGCTGGACGTTCCCGTCTGCGCCATCGGGGGTATCGATGCCACCAATGCCGCGCGCGTCATCGCGGCCGGCGCCGACTTGATCGCCGTCATCAGCGCCGTCTTCGGTGCCGAAGACATCGAGGCCGCAACCCGCCGCCTGGCCGCTCTGTTCCCGGCGGACTGA
- a CDS encoding FGGY family carbohydrate kinase — protein sequence MPPCYLALDQGTHASRALLFDADGGCLFHTERPVTLQRLDDHRVQQDGDELLTTLSACLDEAADFSRRRKLQIAAAGLATQRSTTLAWDRVTGRTLSPALSWQDTRAAGEVFELCRPAEAVHKITGLYPSAHFAAGKIRWLLQQVPAVRRALRQSRLALGPLSAYLIHGLLEQQPLQIDDANAARTLLYNLHNRDWDDGLLGKFGIPRDVLPACRPVEHRYGTLTGTNVALTAVSGDQNAALYGAGQPRDDTLYVNLGSGAFVLGLLGTRPLTTSRLLNTLIYSADDQAVCHYAMEGSVNGAGSALEWAREHAGLDTGTPALEAALNCATPALFINAVGGLGSPWWRADLAPHWMEPGGSEQERLAGVLESVLFLVQANIDQLCAMRPFKHIQVSGGLAHLDGLCQRLADLSDLPVQRSRETESTARGIAWLAGGRWTVPMATDADRFAPRYDAVLQARYARFIDVLEHA from the coding sequence ATGCCCCCCTGTTATCTGGCGCTGGATCAGGGTACCCATGCGAGCCGCGCACTGCTGTTCGATGCCGACGGCGGCTGCCTGTTTCACACCGAACGGCCGGTCACACTGCAGCGCCTGGACGACCATCGGGTGCAACAGGACGGCGACGAGTTGCTGACCACGCTGTCGGCCTGCCTGGACGAGGCCGCCGATTTCTCCCGCCGCCGGAAATTGCAGATCGCGGCCGCCGGACTGGCGACACAGCGCTCCACCACCCTCGCCTGGGACCGGGTCACAGGCCGCACCCTCAGCCCCGCATTGAGCTGGCAGGACACCCGTGCCGCCGGCGAAGTCTTCGAGCTGTGCCGCCCCGCCGAGGCCGTGCATAAAATCACCGGTCTTTACCCGTCAGCCCATTTCGCCGCCGGCAAGATCCGCTGGCTGCTGCAACAGGTCCCTGCGGTCCGGCGTGCGCTGCGCCAATCCCGACTCGCGCTGGGCCCGCTCAGCGCCTATCTCATACACGGCCTGCTGGAACAGCAGCCGCTGCAGATCGACGATGCCAATGCGGCCCGGACCCTGCTCTACAATCTGCACAACCGTGACTGGGACGACGGTCTGCTCGGGAAATTCGGCATCCCCCGTGACGTGCTGCCGGCCTGCCGGCCCGTCGAGCACCGCTACGGCACGCTGACAGGCACGAACGTGGCCCTGACCGCCGTCAGCGGGGACCAGAACGCCGCCCTCTACGGCGCAGGCCAGCCCCGCGACGACACGCTTTATGTGAACCTCGGCAGCGGCGCCTTCGTGCTGGGGCTGCTGGGTACGCGGCCACTGACCACCTCGCGCCTGCTGAACACGCTGATTTACAGCGCCGACGACCAAGCGGTCTGCCATTACGCCATGGAAGGCAGCGTCAACGGCGCTGGCTCCGCCCTCGAATGGGCACGCGAACACGCCGGTCTGGACACCGGCACACCCGCACTGGAGGCGGCGCTGAACTGCGCCACACCGGCGTTGTTCATCAACGCCGTAGGCGGGCTGGGCTCGCCCTGGTGGCGTGCCGATCTCGCGCCGCACTGGATGGAGCCAGGCGGCAGCGAACAGGAACGCCTGGCCGGCGTGCTGGAAAGCGTTCTGTTCCTGGTGCAGGCCAACATCGACCAGTTATGCGCGATGCGTCCGTTCAAACATATTCAGGTCAGTGGCGGCCTGGCGCATCTCGACGGACTCTGCCAGCGCCTCGCAGACCTGAGCGATTTGCCGGTCCAACGCAGCCGGGAAACCGAGTCCACCGCACGCGGCATCGCCTGGCTCGCCGGTGGACGATGGACCGTCCCCATGGCCACTGATGCAGACCGCTTCGCGCCCCGCTACGACGCCGTGCTGCAGGCGCGGTATGCTCGCTTCATCGATGTCCTCGAGCATGCCTGA
- a CDS encoding LON peptidase substrate-binding domain-containing protein, with the protein MRIPLFPLQTVVFPEGLLPLRIFEARYLDMVSRCLREDGGFGICQIRSGSEVGAAAEIYDVGTYVRIVDWSQSQDGLLAITVKGEKKFRVLSSTVESDQLRTAEVEWLPEEQEAALPEEFRTLAELLERIVSQLGEAYPGPAPRFDLAGFVGARLTEILPLKAALKQELLEQDDPLVRLFALRDALHNLDLA; encoded by the coding sequence ATGCGTATTCCGCTTTTTCCGCTGCAGACCGTGGTGTTCCCCGAGGGCTTGTTGCCTCTGAGGATATTCGAGGCGCGCTATCTGGACATGGTCAGCCGCTGCCTGCGTGAAGACGGCGGTTTCGGCATCTGCCAGATCCGCTCGGGCAGCGAGGTCGGGGCCGCCGCGGAGATCTATGACGTCGGGACCTACGTACGTATCGTGGACTGGAGCCAGAGTCAGGACGGCCTGCTGGCGATCACCGTCAAAGGCGAGAAGAAATTCCGTGTGCTGTCCAGCACCGTCGAATCCGATCAGCTGCGCACGGCGGAAGTGGAATGGCTGCCCGAGGAACAGGAGGCCGCTCTGCCCGAAGAGTTTCGCACCCTGGCCGAACTACTGGAACGGATCGTGTCTCAGCTTGGAGAGGCCTATCCGGGCCCGGCGCCGCGCTTTGACCTGGCCGGTTTCGTCGGCGCCCGGCTGACCGAGATCCTGCCGCTGAAGGCTGCGCTCAAGCAGGAACTGCTTGAGCAGGACGACCCCCTCGTGCGGTTGTTCGCCCTCCGGGATGCCTTGCACAATCTGGATCTTGCATGA
- a CDS encoding FHA domain-containing protein, whose product MDSRTYVIGRVGQIKVDDASVSSRHAELAILGENIYITDLGSTNGTFLMVEGKPKRFTEGYVKPDDIVVFGTKAFKVKTLLDKVGHLAP is encoded by the coding sequence ATGGACAGCAGAACCTATGTCATCGGTCGTGTCGGGCAGATCAAGGTGGATGACGCCAGCGTCAGTTCCCGTCACGCGGAATTGGCCATCCTCGGCGAGAATATCTATATCACGGACCTCGGCTCGACCAACGGCACGTTCCTGATGGTGGAAGGCAAGCCGAAACGGTTCACCGAGGGATATGTCAAACCCGATGACATCGTGGTGTTCGGCACCAAGGCATTCAAGGTCAAAACCCTGCTCGACAAGGTCGGCCACCTCGCTCCCTGA
- a CDS encoding lysophospholipid acyltransferase family protein — protein MFYLLGRGFRYLFYGVDFLLFTAVLYPLSFFPRALLERFYPTLFRRWCRSFVRALGVELRLHQKNRKPLPKTYLLIGNHPSAFEDIGIPALFPVFSLAKIEVRDWWVVGRISRAAGTLYVRREDRDSRRAAAREIEAVLQQGRNVAVYPEGGCKGRRIFERFHFGVFEISLKTGIPILPVFLHYEAQESFEWAPGETLLQKIYAMLRAQNKRVNYYVYDAFDPGRYRDKEEYARDAREHYLAWQARYLD, from the coding sequence GTGTTCTATCTATTGGGTAGGGGATTTCGTTATCTCTTTTACGGCGTGGATTTTCTTCTGTTCACGGCCGTGCTTTATCCGCTTTCGTTTTTCCCCCGGGCGCTGCTGGAGCGCTTTTATCCGACCCTGTTCCGGCGTTGGTGCCGCAGTTTCGTGCGCGCGCTGGGCGTGGAACTGCGGCTGCACCAGAAAAACCGAAAACCTCTGCCCAAGACCTATTTGCTGATCGGCAATCATCCCTCCGCGTTCGAGGATATCGGCATTCCGGCGCTGTTCCCGGTATTTTCCCTCGCCAAGATCGAGGTCAGGGACTGGTGGGTGGTGGGGCGCATCAGCCGCGCGGCCGGCACGCTTTACGTGCGCCGCGAGGACCGCGATTCACGCCGAGCCGCCGCGCGCGAGATAGAAGCCGTGCTGCAGCAGGGACGCAACGTGGCGGTTTATCCGGAGGGCGGCTGCAAGGGGCGGCGCATCTTCGAGCGTTTTCATTTCGGTGTGTTCGAGATATCGCTTAAGACCGGCATACCGATACTCCCGGTTTTTTTGCACTACGAGGCGCAGGAGTCGTTTGAGTGGGCGCCCGGGGAAACCCTGCTGCAGAAGATTTACGCCATGCTGCGGGCCCAGAACAAGCGGGTCAATTACTACGTCTATGATGCCTTCGATCCGGGGCGTTATCGGGACAAGGAGGAATACGCACGCGACGCGCGCGAACATTACCTGGCCTGGCAGGCGCGCTACCTGGATTGA